A part of Miscanthus floridulus cultivar M001 chromosome 6, ASM1932011v1, whole genome shotgun sequence genomic DNA contains:
- the LOC136456145 gene encoding casein kinase 1-like protein 1 isoform X1, which translates to MEPRVANKFRLGRKLGSGSFGEIFLGTHVQTNEEVAIKLESVKTKHPQLLYESKLYRILQGGTGIPNVKWFGVEGDYNVLVMDLLGPSLEELFSFCNRKLSLKTVLMLADQLINRIEYVHMKSFLHRDIKPDNFLMGLGKRINQASLLACCIHLCRHSFCTCTYRFEGLPLDSWDFHILSIPLQAYVIDFGLSKKYRDSANQHIPYRENKNLTGTARYASVNTHLGIEQSRRDDMESLGYVLIYFLRGSLPWQGLKAGTKKMKYEKISERKIATSVEVLCRGYPSEFQCYFRHCRALRFDDAPDYQYLKRLFRDLFIREGFQFDYVFDWTILKYQQSQMTIPPRAMAAAPGQSSRMAPMANNNGLSATEEGRKSGWSDDPLRRRVPPAGINAGSLAKQKSPVRQEVSTSKDAVFASSAILGQSSGSLRRPAVPSSRVPTSEALLRSRTPDGSPGAFQRNVPPHRSSQTLEYLDRSGVSLSGRFMPNTKSYESTLRGIQGLNVDGNDRIHY; encoded by the exons GAAAGTGTGAAGACAAAACATCCTCAGTTGCTGTATGAGTCAAAGCTGTATAGGATACTGCAGGGTGGAA CTGGAATTCCAAACGTTAAGTGGTTTGGTGTCGAGGGTGACTACAATGTTCTTGTTATGGACCTCTTGGGTCCAAGCCTTGAAGAGCTTTTCAGCTTTTGCAACAGAAAACTGTCCCTGAAGACCGTTTTGATGCTTGCTGATCAGTTG ATCAACCGGATCGAGTATGTTCATATGAAGTCATTCTTACATCGAGATATTAAGCCAGACAATTTCCTCATGGGCCTTGGCAAGAGAATAAATCAGGCAagtcttttagcatgttgtattCACTTATGTAGGCACAGTTTTTGTACTTGCACTTATAGGTTTGAGGGCCTTCCCTTGGATAGTTGGGATTTTCACATTCTCTCCATTCCTCTACAGGCATACGTGATCGATTTTGGATTGTCAAAGAAATACAGGGACAGTGCAAACCAGCACATTCCATACAG AGAGAACAAAAATTTGACTGGGACAGCACGATATGCAAGTGTAAACACTCATCTCGGAATTG AACAAAGCAGGAGGGATGACATGGAATCGCTTGGATATGTACTCATTTACTTCTTAAGAGGAAG TCTTCCTTGGCAAGGTCTAAAAGCTGGGACCAAGAAAATGAAGTATGAGAAAATCAGTGAAAGGAAGATCGCTACTTCAGTTGAG GTTCTCTGTCGTGGATACCCTTCCGAATTTCAATGCTACTTCCGTCACTGCCGTGCGTTACGCTTTGATGATGCGCCTGACTATCAATACCTGAAGAGACTGTTCAGAGACCTTTTTATTCGAGAGG GATTTCAGTTTGATTATGTTTTCGACTGGACCATTCTTAAGTACCAGCAGTCGCAAATGACCATTCCACCGCGTGCTATG GCTGCAGCACCGGGTCAAAGCTCCAGGATGGCTCCAATGGCAAATAATAATGGACTGTCAG CCACTGAAGAGGGAAGGAAAAGTGGGTGGTCAGATGATCCCTTGCGACGCCGGGTTCCACCTGCAGGAATAAATGCAGGCAGCTTGGCAAAGCAGAAATCTCCAGTTAGACAAGAAGTGTCCACATCAAAAGATGCTGTG TTCGCCAGTTCAGCTATTTTGGGTCAGTCAAGCGGATCGTTGAGGCGTCCTGCTGTTCCTAGCAGCCGAGTTCCAACCAGTGAAGCTTTACTACGCAGTCGTACACCAGATGGAAGCCCAGGGGCTTTCCAAAGAAATGTTCCCCCACATAGGAGCTCACAGACCCTGGAGTACTTGGACCGCTCCGGAGTTTCGTTGTCTGGCAGGTTCATGCCCAACACCAAGAGCTATGAGTCCACTCTAAGGGGCATCCAAGGCCTAAATGTTGATGGCAATGATAGGATCCACTACTAG